A stretch of the Glycine soja cultivar W05 chromosome 13, ASM419377v2, whole genome shotgun sequence genome encodes the following:
- the LOC114380919 gene encoding OTU domain-containing protein DDB_G0284757 isoform X2, giving the protein MTSQLRNGSGSSSSSLNSIFLETEDDQTIASILAEDENLRAENKLGKRLSHLDSIPHTPRVNGQIPDVNDATADHERLSERLVTYGLAELQMEGDGNCQFRALADQLFGNPDYHKHVRRQVIKQLKHHKKLYEGYVPMEYKSYLKKMKKSGEWGDHVTLQAGADRFDAKVCLVTSFRDTCYVEILPTDKSPTRDVPSRVPRKKFWLF; this is encoded by the exons ATGACTTCTCAGCTGAGGAATGGAAGTGGGAGTTCGAGCTCAAGTTTGAACAGCATATTTCTGGAAACAGAGGATGACCAAACAATTGCAAGCATATTAGCAGAGGACGAAAATCTCAGGGCAGAGAACAAGCTTGGAAAGAGACTTTCACATTTAGATTCCATTCCG CACACTCCCCGCGTTAATGGACAAATTCCTGATGTAAACGATGCAACAGCAGATCACGAGAGGCTGTCTGAAAG GTTAGTTACATATGGTTTGGCAGAACTACAGATGGAGGGTGATGGGAATTGCCAG TTTCGAGCTTTAGCTGATCAGCTATTTGGCAATCCTGATTATCACAAGCATGTAAGGCGACAGGTTATAAAGCAG cTAAAGCATCACAAAAAATTGTATGAAGGTTATGTACCAATGGAATACAAAAGCTacttgaagaaaatgaaaaa ATCAGGGGAGTGGGGAGATCATGTTACTCTACAAGCAGGTGCAGACCGT TTTGATGCCAAAGTTTGTTTAGTCACCTCTTTCAGAGACACTTGCTATGTTGAGATTCTTCCAACTGACAAAAGTCCCACCAGAG ACGTTCCTTCGAGAGTGCCAAGAAAAAAGTTTTGGCTCTTCTAG
- the LOC114380919 gene encoding OTU domain-containing protein DDB_G0284757 isoform X1: MTSQLRNGSGSSSSSLNSIFLETEDDQTIASILAEDENLRAENKLGKRLSHLDSIPHTPRVNGQIPDVNDATADHERLSERLVTYGLAELQMEGDGNCQFRALADQLFGNPDYHKHVRRQVIKQLKHHKKLYEGYVPMEYKSYLKKMKKSGEWGDHVTLQAGADRFDAKVCLVTSFRDTCYVEILPTDKSPTRELWLSFWSEVHYNSLYTTGDVPSRVPRKKFWLF, from the exons ATGACTTCTCAGCTGAGGAATGGAAGTGGGAGTTCGAGCTCAAGTTTGAACAGCATATTTCTGGAAACAGAGGATGACCAAACAATTGCAAGCATATTAGCAGAGGACGAAAATCTCAGGGCAGAGAACAAGCTTGGAAAGAGACTTTCACATTTAGATTCCATTCCG CACACTCCCCGCGTTAATGGACAAATTCCTGATGTAAACGATGCAACAGCAGATCACGAGAGGCTGTCTGAAAG GTTAGTTACATATGGTTTGGCAGAACTACAGATGGAGGGTGATGGGAATTGCCAG TTTCGAGCTTTAGCTGATCAGCTATTTGGCAATCCTGATTATCACAAGCATGTAAGGCGACAGGTTATAAAGCAG cTAAAGCATCACAAAAAATTGTATGAAGGTTATGTACCAATGGAATACAAAAGCTacttgaagaaaatgaaaaa ATCAGGGGAGTGGGGAGATCATGTTACTCTACAAGCAGGTGCAGACCGT TTTGATGCCAAAGTTTGTTTAGTCACCTCTTTCAGAGACACTTGCTATGTTGAGATTCTTCCAACTGACAAAAGTCCCACCAGAG agCTATGGCTAAGCTTTTGGAGTGAAGTGCACTATAACTCATTGTACACTACCGGAG ACGTTCCTTCGAGAGTGCCAAGAAAAAAGTTTTGGCTCTTCTAG